The genome window caccaagattcaatggccaatactacggatggtggaagacaaggatgcatgattttatcatggctgagAATTTAGAGCTCTGGGACGTTATCTACGATGGTCCTTTCGTTCCCATGAAGACCATTGGTGAACCAGCAGTGACAGTTCCCAATACAAGGAAGGAGTACAACGATGCTGATTGCAAGGCTATAGAGAAAAACTTTCGAGCAAAAAAGATCCTCGTCTATGGTATTGGACTAGACGAATACAACATGATTTCTACCTGTCAATCTGCCAAGGAGATCTGGGAATCTCTCTAAACAGCACATGAATGgacaactcaagtcaagcagtcAAAAATTGATATGCTAACcactgagtatgaactcttcaAGATGAAGGATGATGAGTCTATTCAGGACATGCACACTCGCTTCACCTCTATCATCAATGAGCTTCATTCTCTGGGAGAAATCATTCAAAGGAACAAACTTGTCAGGAAAATACTTAGTGTATTACCTGGTTCCTGGGAAAGCAAAGTAAATGCTATCACGAAGGCAAATGATGTACAAAAGCTGActattgatgaactcattggtaatctgaaaacttatgaaatgaagaagaagaataaggatcatgagagaagagagaacaaaagggagaagaacctggtcctcaagacagacaacaatgaCTCAAGTGGCGAAGATGCTGATATGACTTACCCAACAAAGAGATTTCAGAAGACGGTTTGCAGAAATTGAGGCAGTCCAAAAGGGGCAGTTCCAGCAAGCCAAGAGGGTATGACTTATGTCATAAGTGCGGTAAGCCAAGACATTTTATCAAGGATTGTTCTCTCCTCAAGCAAGATCAGTACAAGCACAACACAGATAAAACAGCCAAAaggaacccggttcctgacaAAAGATTCAAGAGAAAAGATGTCACTGACAATattgtgaaacaagctcttgtTGTATGGGGAGACTCTTCCAGCGAATCTGGAGGAGATGATGAACAAGGTGACAGTTCCATGATGGCAGTTGAAAGTGAAGCAACTGACTGTGATTCTATCTTTTGCCCTGATGGCAAAATCTGACGATGGtgaagataatgatgatgatgaggtaaactttctagacgttcaaagaaatctAAAGTCTTACTCTCAGAAAAAGCTTATGTTTTTgataaattatttaattgatgCCTATCACaatcttataaatgataaaaatgcttTAACTATTGAGCTAGGAGAGGTAGAAAATGAGAGAGATGATTTGGTAATCGTAGTGGCTGACCTAAAAGAAACCATCAAGGATCTAATGAGAAAAAAGAGTGTTCTGATTAAAAAAAGTGAAGACATAGAAAATGAGAGAGATGACTTGTTGGTCGTTGTCATAGACCTAAAAGAAACAATGGAGGAATTAAAAAGAGGAAACAATTCTGGGACTGTCcaaagggaaaggaagttgcaaatgaggcacacattaagcttgaaaatTAACTCAAATCTGTGAAATCTAGTCCGTGTGCTGAACTTGAAAGAAACATACAGTTTCAAGATGATCTAGGCAgagttaaaaatgacctagaaaaatctctaaagtggaccTGGTCATCTGATACAATTGCTGCCATATATACAAGCAATGGTGGGAACATACAGGGAGTCGGGTTCCAAAAGGAAAAGACTCCCTACAATCCACATAGCAAGTATGCTACTGTCCCTGATAattggctttgcactcactgtggcaacactggtcattttaaagaaaactgtaagGCTAGAATTCAGTCCTAACAGAAAAACAAGGTTTTATTGAAAAAGTAACTGCTGCTAAGGAACCTGGTCCGTTCGTTAAAAAATATGTATTACCTGCCTGGACAAAAAGAAGTTTAATTCGCCTTTTTCCtcactacaagggacccaaacttatttgggttcctaagtctaatcctTGATTCTTTTGTGCAGGGAGCGGTGAAAGGAAGCAACCAAAAATgatacatggatagtggttgttctaagcacatgactggaagcatcgatgattttctttcactcaaagccctgcaaggagggagtgtgtcttttggtgtcacgacccgaaattctcaccttcggaccgtgatggcgcctaacatttcacttgctaggcaagccaacgttagaataatattaaccaatttttaacaatatttaaattattaataatcaaagaaacaaatgcggaagcaaagtttgaaatataatgaaataatccataaaagcaacggtgtctaaataccatcccagaattggtgtcacaagtgcacgagcttctagaataaatacaaataaaggtctgaataaagtaaagctgtctgaaaataaacacacagctgaagtgaaatagaaggggacttcagaactgcggacgccatgcagttatacctcaagtctcctctggtagctgaaatccgagcaagtctatggtacgccgctgagaccaactctaaaatctgcacaagaagtgcaaagtgtagtatcagtacaaccgaccccatgtactggtaagtgctgagcctaacctcgacgaagtagtgacgaggctaaggcgggtcacttacattacctgtacgcaatattagtaacagcaacaataatagaaataaatcaggtaactcatttataataattgaagccaactcagcagtcataaccaattatcatttccatcaattctgttgcagcgtgcaacccactctcacaatatattcacattcaattctgttgcagcgtgcaacccgctctcacaatatattcacattcggttctgttgcggcgtgcaacccgctcctccaatatattcattttaatcaagtttgttgtggcgtgcaacccgatccaccaatatatatatgtatgtcgacttttaactaagtatgttgcggcgtgcaacccgatcctctaatatggacttttaataagtccgttgcggcttgcaacccgatcctccaatatggactttttaataaatctgttgcggcgtgcaaccctatcctccaatatgaacttttaataagtctattgcggtgtgcaacccgatcctctaatatattcattataattaattctgttgcggcgtgcaacccgatcctccaatatattcattataatcaattctgttgcggcgtgcaacccgctcctccaacatattcatttaccaattcttatagaagaaatttctcaaATAATTGcaacaattgatataaaattataagacaacaagcatacaataattatgatttaattatgaaacaaacaatgtcaaatagcaaattattatagaaatcagagagaaaataggcagtttaatatttaatatgctaaatgtcaaataacaattaagacacataattcaagtagcatgtaacaattattgcaggaattcaagaattaatattttacaaagaataggagagaaataattattataaaaattaattcatgatttaaaacaatttatgatttttcaagtaagcagacaaacaattaatttgacgacgtatagtcactcgtcacctcgcttatacgtcgttcacatgcaattcacataacaaacaatttaagggttctattcccttgagtcaaggttaaccatggcacttacctcgctttgcaaattccaattaattattcaaccacagcttttccttttaaatttgactccgaaagcttcaaatctattcataaacaatttgatatattcaatacgaataataggaattaattccatatgaatttactaatttttcggataaaaatctggaattcattaaaatatttggcagtgggacctACGTCTCAAATAtcgaaaaacttacgaaatccgaacacccattccgagacgagtccaaccatacagaaattatccaatttcgatgtcaaatggaccttcaaatcttaaattttcgattttggaagattttagaaaaatctgatttttcttccataaattcacggattcatgatataaacgagtatggaatcatgaaatataatcaatataggataaggaacacttaccccaatattttcccgtaaaaatcgcccaaaattcgcCTTACCCGGGCTAAAAAATGGGACGGAGTTGAAAATGGgttgaaaccccatttccagaacttaagttctgtttctgggacttttacccttcacgaacacgatcagtgcctcgcgttcgcgaaacaaAAATTCCTAGTGCCCAAatttttctcttcgcgaatgcgagggttacttcgcgaacgcgaagcttgcctggcttggccttcgcgaacgcgaaggctaatttttcctggccagtctctttcccttcgcgaacgcgaggcttctatcgcgaaggcgaagctttgaacctcaagcc of Nicotiana tomentosiformis chromosome 7, ASM39032v3, whole genome shotgun sequence contains these proteins:
- the LOC138895242 gene encoding uncharacterized protein — protein: MILMVAPPNFEEGQSTYRPPRFNGQYYGWWKTRMHDFIMAENLELWDVIYDGPFVPMKTIGEPAVTVPNTRKEYNDADCKAIEKNFRAKKILVYGIGLDEYNMISTCQSAKEIWESL